A stretch of the Fusarium musae strain F31 chromosome 2, whole genome shotgun sequence genome encodes the following:
- a CDS encoding hypothetical protein (EggNog:ENOG41), producing the protein MARTKEDVASKGDASPRIPKSSAGVTKNSAEAPVKRGRGRPPKGAAPMPKKVYVPTGRPRGRPPGTGKKAAAGPKKVAAVNDDGTPKQGRGRPPRAARGTESAATTPKDGKKRGRKPKAADVSEDEETKHDEPADEDDAANESPAKDEANDEDGEDSE; encoded by the exons ATGGCGCGTACCAAGGAAGATGTTGCGTCCAAGGGCGATGCCTCGCCTCGCATCCCCAAATCCTCCGCCGGAGTGACCAAGAATTCCGCTGAAGCTCCCGTCAAGCGCGGTCGGGGACGGCCTCCCAAGGGTGCTGCTCCCATGCCTAAGAAGGTCTATGTTCCAACAGGACGCCCCCGCGGCCGACCCCCAGGTACTGGCAAGAAGGCCGCCGCTGGACCCAAGAAGGTCGCTGCAGTAAATGATGATGGTACGCCAAAGCAGGGACGTGGTCGACCTCCTCGAGCTGCTCGCGGCACAGAGTCTGCTGCTACAACGcccaaggatggcaagaagcGTGGCAGAAAGCCAAAGGCTGCTGATGTatcagaggatgaagagaccaAGCACGATGAACCTG ccgacgaggatgatgctgCCAACGAGTCGCCCGCTAAGGACGAG GCAAatgacgaggatggcgaAGACTCCGAGTAG
- a CDS encoding hypothetical protein (EggNog:ENOG41), with protein MEGGGNVKVVVRVRAFLKRELERQAKCLIQMDPITQLTTLSAPDDPDPEAAKLKAKKVIEEKKFTFDNSFWSHDTNDKHYATQEDVYNSLGEDFLDHNFEGYHTCIFAYGQTGSGKSYTMMGTPDQPGLIPRTCEDLFERIDAAHCENSNVAYNVRVSYFEVYNEHVRDLLVPPQTHKAPNYLKIRESPTEGPYVKDLTEVPVRNINEILRYMKLGDTSRTVASTKMNDTSSRSHAVFTIMLKQIHHDMETDETTERSSRIRLVDLAGSERAKATEATGARLREGSNINKSLTTLGRVIAALADPKAGRGGKRKEVVPYRDSILTWLLKDSLGGNSKTAMIACIAPSDYDETLSTLRYADQAKRIRTRAVVNQDHISTAERDAQIAAMAEEIRILQLSVSDSRQREKNAKEAEDKLEEYQTHVNSMQRMMEERSMVAESKIKKLQTENEALKLHLKLAIESLKNPIPPVAVKPEGEVDEQDKENASEYSEYDDDQYDSESTAYGEDELQEEMQQYLQDMGNLRKLMQGDLTRFKNENSARMPLGAKETL; from the exons ATGGAAGGGGGAGGAAATGTCAAGGTCGTAGTCCGAGTGAGAGCGTTTCTCAAGAGAG AACTTGAACGCCAGGCAAAATGTCTGATCCAAATGGACCCCATCACTCAACTTACAACACTCTCCGCACCCGATGATCCTGACCCAGAGGCTGCAAAGCTaaaggccaagaaggtcatcgaggagaagaaattTACTTTCGATAACTCCTTCTGGAGTCATGACACTAACGACAAGCACTACGCCACTCAGGAAGATGTTTACAACAGCCTTGGCGAGGACTTTCTCGATCACAACTTCGAAGGCTACCACACGTGTATCTTTGCCTACGGGCAGACTGGATCTGGAAAGAGTTACACCATGATGGGCACCCCAGACCAGCCTGGCCTGATTCCTCGGACTTGCGAGGATCTCTTTGAGCGTATCGACGCCGCTCACTGCGAGAACTCAAATGTCGCCTATAATGTTCGCGTCTCGTACTTTGAAGTCTACAATGAGCACGTCCGTGACCTCCTCGTTCCTCCGCAAACGCACAAGGCGCCCAATTATCTCAAGATTCGCGAATCTCCCACCGAGGGCCCATACGTCAAGGATCTTACCGAGGTGCCCGTGCGAAACATCAATGAGATTCTACGCTACATGAAATTGGGCGATACATCTCGTACGGTAGCGAGCACAAAGATGAACGATACAAGTAGTCGAAGTCACGCCGTTTTCACAATCATGCTGAAACAAATTCACCACGATATGGAAACCGACGAGACGACCGAGCGAAGCTCCCGCATTCGACTGGTGGATCTCGCTGGTAGCGAGAGGGCGAAGGCCACCGAGGCTACTGGTGCGCGATTACGTGAAGGtagcaacatcaacaaatcACTCACCACGCTGGGACGTGTAATCGCCGCTCTAGCAGACCCCAAGGCCGGAAGGGGTGGGAAGCGAAAAGAGGTTGTCCCATACCGAGACTCAATCCTCACCTGGCTTCTCAAAGACTCACTAGGCGGAAACAGCAAGACGGCCATGATTGCCTGCATCGCACCCTCAGACTACGATGAAACCCTTTCCACGCTACGATATGCCGACCAAGCCAAACGAATCCGGACCAGAGCGGTTGTCAACCAGGATCACATATCAACAGCCGAGCGAGACGCGCAGATTGCTGCCATGGCGGAGGAAATTCGCATTCTGCAGCTTTCCGTATCAGACTCGAGACAGCGTGAGAAGAACGCCAAGGAAGCTGAGGACAAACTGGAGGAGTACCAGACTCATGTCAACTCTATGCAGCGCATGATGGAGGAGCGCAGCATGGTAGCTGagagcaagatcaagaagcttcagaCGGAGAATGAGGCCTTGAAACTGCACCTGAAGCTTGCCATCGAAAGCCTCAAGAACCCTATTCCTCCTGTTGCCGTAAAGCCAGAGGGAGAAGTCGACGAGCAGGACAAGGAGAATGCCTCCGAATATAGTGAGTACGATGACGATCAGTATGATTCGGAGAGCACAGCATATGGCGAGGATGAGTTGCAAGAAGAAATGCAGCAATACCTCCAGGATATGGGTaacttgaggaagttgatGCAAGGGGACTTGACGAGGTTTAAGAATGAGAACAGCGCGAGAATGCCACTGGGCGCAAAGGAAACCCTCTGA